CTGGCGCTGATACTCCTCTGGATGGCAAGACTTAGCTTTAAGCctaataagcgccagctcttgggtcacctgacgaaTGCATTAATTTATCAgacatcaaattaaaaattgttttgataTCTGATGACCAAGGGCCTaaagaaaacagttatttaaaaaaaagtaacttcAGTGTCCAGGCATGGTCAAGAATGCTGACCCGATTAGAAAGTTTAGATTACTGTAGCAAACATGTAGTGtttttgttgtaatattttaatggaCCAATCAAAAGTACCTATTACAACTTGTTATACAgattcttattttattacagaaaaCGAGACTTTGCCATGAAACTACGTGATATGTTGGCAACTCTTCGAACATTTGGTTTGAATGAGGACAGCTTCccaataattatacaaaatgtcgCTTTCTTGTTAAGAACAATAAccataaatatctacaaaaaagacATAAGTATACTGACAATTTCTttacttattttcttaatattagaTTAGGTTTTTATTAGGGTTAGTGCCTGCTCACTCtttacttaaagatacctacatATTCCCAGGCTGTGTATCAAACTATTAttgccaaaaataaaaagttgtatATTCAGCCAGCCCAAGATTACTTGTACCAACTTTGTGAACTGCTTTGTCGGTCCAGTGCTAACTGCGAGTCTTAGTTCCAGTCCTGGGCTgacctataaaatattgagctcttccaagaaattctcaagtAGAAATCTGATCTCGCATCGTACAGCACGTTGAGCCATCGGTCCCGTTCATTACCGCTAAAATTTGATAACCGTTACTAGAACctcattggaacagcgtggtgggtctaagctacatatctcttctcctataagaaggaagGCCTGGTATTgggttttcaaaatatcatgATTCATGATGAACGTTgttaattctttaattaatttttcagatATACCCTGGTACTACTATGTCTTGACCTTCGGTGCTGGTGCCTGTTACTTTCACACCTATATCACCTCTATGGTGTGGCTCGTGTTCTTTCGGTACTCGATCGCTGAAGACTTGATAGAGATGGCCATTGCTGTATCGCTCACAGCAGCCAGTATCAATTCTGTCACAAAATATCTTTTTATGATGGTACATGTGTAAGTATAGAGCGACAATGCTTAAATGTTAGACAGCAAAATTAAATAGGTCTTGTTTGGAAGGACACAAGAAGCGAGGAAAGTCAAAAAAGAGATAAAGTGGTTAGATGATAAGTTGACgaattacgagtattatagAAGCGAATGGAAGATGAGTTGACgaattaagtatataaaaggAATGCTGAAAACATTTCCCTaagttcggttcggttcggtatctacccatattcggctcgttGCAGatctcgagtcttctctcagagtgagaggggcttagcaaatagttcaccacgctggcccaatgcggattggcggacttcacacacgcagagaatcaattctctgttatgcaggtttcctcacgatgttttcctacagcattttctaaaaatgcacacaactgaagtgttggaggtgcatgccccggaccggatccgtaATCGGAGActgaggtcatatcaactgggctatcaaggctctttGCCTAAGTGGGATAAGattaaggagatgatgatagtGTTCCAGAGAAGTGTTTTTAAGCTTTGTTACATccagcaatttaaaaaaatgctataTTATTACTACGTCGTTTCGTCACGAtggaaattttaattcaatttctGCGCTAGTTCATAAATTGCGTTGTCTGAATTCGgactaaaaaaaacctttttgagCAAGTGAGATGAATGAAAAGATGATGAATAACGCTTTTATGCTTCCCTCGTgagctttttatttaatacgtaAAGTTCACTTGTAAATACTTTGTTACTGACTTTTtatgttgtaaaataattagagtagatataaaatgttttgaagttttgtatgatttttaactaatttgcaaatgtaaattgaaattacttaaaaatcaatattacaggaaagatttaaaagaaataatttcaaaaatgttGGCATTTGATGCAACGATATCACCTAAAAGTAGATTTGGGATTAATCTAAGAAAAAATCTCCGAGCTGTTAAAAAGCGAGCTCTTGTCATCTGGCTGTTTCTGGTAATGGACGGCATAGCTTTCGGCACGACTCCATTATTGAGACCTGGACGCCATTTTGCTGTGGATTTATACATCATCTATGGTAAGAAATCTGCCTATTAGGCCCATTTTTGATCATCATTCTACAGACCAATAGGGCGgtgctaataaatataaaaattttctttgttcCTAAAAATTGCTAGaatcatttttcatttaaaggaGATTGCATTTAGCTAAATCACAAAATATAGAAAACGCTTTGCTAACCTATAGGTAATAACGAAATAGACTTAGAATTTCTTAAATACATAACTACAACATAATACCtaataatcaaaaatcaatacgaaaaaaataaaaaagagacaTGTTTTCAGAAGCGTGCAATCTGTTGCggtatagataaaattaaaataaattattttgaccctagatctaaataaaatattttattcccgctCTACAATGAAGAACTTTTTAAGCAAGAaaaatgtttctttattatataaaaatattactcaaaataaattaatttattaattttaggatATAAAATTAAGTTGAAGAATCAgtttttccttttaaaataaaatatatttttttatttaaacataactTTGTTCAACAGGTTTGGAACCTATGTTCGAATCACCCAATTTCGAAATAGCTACAGTCCTGACAAGCATCAGTATAGCATTCTGTGTATACATAATGGTAAATGGAGCGGCGTGTTTCATAGTCATCTTTGGTTATATTGAAGTGCAAATACTAACCATAAGTACAGAAGTAACAAACCTTTGGGAAGATAGTCAAAACTTCTACAATTATATGAAAGATGATAAACAAGACGAAATACATACAAAAGAGGAAATCATAAATGAATATATACGAATTCGTCTGAGGAAAATCATTGATTACCACGTTACAAATATCAATCTTTTCCGAGAAATCAATAACGAATTTTGTAACACTGTAGCTATTGAATATGGTATAATGTGTGTTGCTATAGTGGCTGAACTTCTGGGAGGATTAGAACACACATATTTACAAGTATCATTCAGTGTTGTTCTAATATTAATAGATTGTCTGTCTGGGCAAAAGTTGATAGACGCTTGCAATACGTTTGAAGAGGCATTGTACAGTTGCCAATGGGAAAACTTCAGTGCTAATAACCAAAGATCTATTTATTTGATGTTGTTGATGACGCAAAAGACGCTGAAGGTATCGGCTGGTGGAATTGCATCTTTGGATTTTAATTGcttaatgataatatttaaattttcatattcTGCATACACAACTTTGAAATCTAGAATTCAgcattaaagtaattaaaattatcatttgtttttcattttcattcgtattcaaattaagattaataaataatgaatgaaaatgCAATATAGTACCATGAAGCGGGTCTGATATTGGACTCGAATTGCTGCTggatgtaagtatttttgaaGATTACATCTAATTTACGATTCATCATACAGGCATACACAGACTCAAACTTAAAACACCTCTCTTTCTTTACGTCGGGATACACGTCGGGTAATATTGCAAATACACGTGGATTTCTTTAATTAAGGCAAGCTCTGTCAGGGCGTTACGTTAATTTTTAATCCTTGCAATTTACAACCTTCGCCATTTATATATATCGTTAATCTATTATTCaatatagtttattaattaGACGTcacgtaaattaattattcactcAGGTCGTTCGGAACTCCTTCAAGTGATATTGAGTCTTATAGCAGTCGAATGTCTTTGTACAATATCATGTAGGTACTTTGAATTAAAACTGTGTAAGACTTGAGATAGAGGGATAAAAGGAGGGCAGGAGTAAATATGTCTCTCTCGCAACGAGATACTTTGCGACGCACACCCTATAgacacagaaaagatattacaaccagtagttggacttcatactagaggtcgaaacgcgagctatacctacgctccttgaacatggggtgatcgtagggtgaagacagtcgcgactgtgccgcggtgacgaacgaacgcacggtgtattaacagagtaaagtgtattaatagtattagatttttttaattatgaccagtaggaaatactgtgccgtttttggatgcatgaattcaaaattatcccatccagagataactttttttaagttacctggaaactctgaaaggttaactttaaaataaatttacttattagtaggtaggtacataatcttgtattttttaatggataaggtatttccttttatctccagaataaaggtaggtatctggattagtaaataaagtgaatagagtaaaggaaagtgattgacacgattgaaatatgtagctatacgcggttcatgaatcacgatacagtaggtacgataagcttgtattaaaacctcgactgcttgtacaatgtattgtgtgactgtgctcggatcatttgtgttttgttacccgactgcggcgaagcccaaaggaggagtatgtgtttgaatgttatgacttgttgttgtatgcgggcgacgggaggaaaggactgcgcgggtgtgaagccccctcccggaccgcgccgaccttcgggagtgttacgaacaaatttgccaagcacacatactgataaatgatatgtcattagactcgtctagataggccgagtgtcactgggtaacttagttcttaaaaaatcaaaatggcggattttatgcactttaatgtgcaagctcataaaacttttgctcagcttggcattggtgacaagaattttaaccgacttccaaaaagaatcgtatcgtatttacagcgatatttccgtcatttgtaaaccgtttcttttttgtttggatgaatattctttcaggttagtcccatttttttcatgtcaggatctgataatggcatcctagagaaatctaggggaactatcgtatcgtagggacaattagtgcgtttgttcattgtttcattatctattttaaatcactacaatttcatgaaggtatttatctttttttttatttgttcacgtagtgtggaggtaatacctagatggcatcaccgaaataaatatgtttaagaatacgaccaatccttcaagatcattgacgtagtatcagccttaattaaatcaaccaatcaaaaaacacgcatttttatttatcacttcccattttactacaatttacaaagtattttatttgtttatataaaaaaagtttatttacaatcacaaaactaagtggaaacacaaagttagcaaatgtaattaaattgctgcatgcgggcagccctatgacatgtttacgtaccgcgcggctgtaggtatttatttcaaaaatacggccgagttattatactgcttgtaatatctttactgtgctaTAGACCTATAGCAGAATCAccaaattgtaaatttttggtaaattattttagattgtaggttaatcttttactttaagtttttaaccggactctgcagtgctgtgaatgcttgtaaaagatggctgcagtagttcaagaattttgtaacttactaatataatgttttctgctgtcattgtaggcattacaaataaataaataaatctattaacCGCCACGTTGGTCTTGACTGTGAATCTGTGTGTCTGTGGTCTATTCAGCTTTGTCTTTCCTGTGCTCTGAAATACGTCGTAAGTGAAGTATAATTACAATATAAGTAGACACAGTTccaatttttatttcacttacaTCTCATGCCTCGCACGCATTAAGTGTCGCTTCCAGTCACGACTGAAAGTGATTGTTGAGGTGAGaatcaaatattatcaccctaagaccctactaataaattattcccttcttattttatgtattatattagtatatttctCATCAACCTTGAgatatttcatacatttttttgaatatatatAGCTAACAAAAGAAttcattgaaaattttaaaagtagacatttttctttattctttacattcgTTTTAATTATACGATGATGAGGAAAAGCAATTACCATGTCAACAAAGACGATTCAAATAATTAATACGTTCAAACtaggaaaagaaaaagaactatTCTTCCtagaataaatgaaaaaaattaaatggggaGTTTGTTTACAATAGTATGTATTTTCTATCTAGTTCTATTAACTTAACTATTTTCTGGTGTTCGCCTTTTATGTGTTTGCCTTTTGATCAACATATTATTGATAAGTTTCTATCTCTTAAGCCCACTAGTTTCTGAGAGATTTTTTTAACCCACAaacagatgatgatgatacagaatatatatatatacagatgATACAGAATAATGGTCAAAAATAAAACCGtactgttttatataataagttcACTATAAAgcaacttttttacaagttaagaATAGAATAGAACTCAAAGTTTTCTTCACAAAAATTATAGATTTTCTCTTGTAAGACTCGATCTAGACTTAAGTCTTCAAAGTAGATTTCAACGTCGTATACATTGAGTACGTAGACTTTAGGATTATCATCAAACAATTGAAGTTCAGGTACGTAACACCTCCCGCAGTCAGGTATAACGTCTTCTGCGAAGCCACAAGCATTAGTAGCACAGTTTTTTGGTTGGATACATTGAAATTTTCCCACTCACATGCATATAATGATCTTTCAAATTCGTCGCAGGCGTCTATCAACCTCTGACCGGCGAGACAATCCATGAAAACTTGCACCATTGTATACGGTAGCTGGAGATATGTATTCTGCAGACCTCCAAGCAGCTCCGCAATAATAGATATCGTCATTATACTGTACTCCACAGCTAAAGTGTTCCGGAATTGATGATCCAGTTCATGAAATAGATTGATATTGGCAATATGGAATTTTACTATATCTCTCAAACGTATCCTTATAAATTCATTTACGATTTGTTCTTTGATATAAAGAGCGTGTATTTTATCTTGGATGGTATGTTTTATTGCGTTGTAATAGTTTTGGCTGTCGTTCCACATATTCCGCAGTTCTTCACTGAGTGCGTATATTTGGGATTCGTTGTAACCGACTACAACTATGACATACACAGCGACGTTTACCATTGTGTACACAGCGAAGCCTATGCTGGTGTTGGTTAGAAATGTCACTATTTCATAGTTAGGAGATTCGAGCATTGGCTCTAAACCTGCAAATATTAAGACACTTCGTATTAGATTAAGTTACTCTGCGAGTCTCCGaggtatatcatcatcattatcagccgatagacgtccacagctggacataggcctcttacatcgaattccaagcacaacggtctcgagccaccagcatccagtggttccctgcaacccgcttgatatcctcggtccacctagtggaaggtcaaccaacactgcgttttccggtgtggggtcgccattccagcaccatgggaccccaacgtccatcggccgaaGTATCTAGGTAAAATAAACTAGTTGTACCTACCTCTTCTAAATTACCTAGCTAGCGCTACCATCTCAGAATGCATCAGATGAGACTACATAGGTTATTTCAAACGTAGAGCTGATTTAGTGGTAGCACTCAGCTGTTTCTACTTTATTAGGAAAGACTGAATGACCCTACCACTTTTAGAATATtacgctaccatcttagactgcattatcactaaCCATTACATTAGATCTAACTAATCAAAGACAATTTTGAACTTGTCGTCAAAAAAGTCTTGATATTTTTAGTAAACATGACCACGTCTTAccgtaaataatatacaaatccTCCGAAACGTGTCTCCCAGGCATCAGCATTGGTATCAGTAAGTATATAACGCCGTCCGCGACAAGTGATACCCAGATAATGATGGAGCGTTTCTTCACAATCCTTAACTTTACACGAATGC
This window of the Bicyclus anynana chromosome 19, ilBicAnyn1.1, whole genome shotgun sequence genome carries:
- the LOC112051849 gene encoding uncharacterized protein LOC112051849, yielding MLAFDATISPKSRFGINLRKNLRAVKKRALVIWLFLVMDGIAFGTTPLLRPGRHFAVDLYIIYGKKSAYCLEPMFESPNFEIATVLTSISIAFCVYIMVNGAACFIVIFGYIEVQILTISTEVTNLWEDSQNFYNYMKDDKQDEIHTKEEIINEYIRIRLRKIIDYHVTNINLFREINNEFCNTVAIEYGIMCVAIVAELLGGLEHTYLQVSFSVVLILIDCLSGQKLIDACNTFEEALYSCQWENFSANNQRSIYLMLLMTQKTLKVSAGGIASLDFNCLMIIFKFSYSAYTTLKSRIQH